From a single Kitasatospora sp. NBC_00458 genomic region:
- a CDS encoding aldo/keto reductase — translation MTIPQRTIVLGTLGFGTIVDEETSFRILDRFVEAGGTVLDTANNYAFWLDGATGDESEEVIGRWLASRGARDRVVISTKVGARPSVPGGGLESAEGLSGKAIRAAAEDSLRRLGTDHVDVYWSHIEDRSVPLGETVEAFADLVASGKAGAVGASNHAVWRVERARALAGEGPRYSHLQYRYSYLQPRFDVPLLSSAHVHVTSELLDYVRSEGDLRLWVYSPLLSGGLTRDDVEIGAAYDHPGTPRRLAALREVAEQTGATVNQVALSWLLDHEARILPLVGVSRTSQLDEALGALDLTLSEEQRRRLDEAAL, via the coding sequence ATGACCATTCCTCAGCGCACCATCGTGCTGGGCACCTTGGGATTCGGCACGATCGTCGACGAGGAGACGTCGTTCCGCATCCTGGACCGCTTCGTCGAGGCGGGCGGGACCGTCCTCGACACCGCGAACAACTACGCCTTCTGGCTCGACGGCGCGACCGGGGACGAGAGCGAAGAGGTCATCGGCCGCTGGCTGGCCAGCCGCGGCGCGCGCGACCGGGTCGTCATCAGCACCAAGGTGGGCGCCCGGCCCAGCGTGCCGGGGGGCGGACTGGAGAGCGCCGAGGGACTCTCCGGGAAGGCGATCCGGGCCGCCGCCGAGGACAGCCTGCGCCGCCTCGGCACCGACCACGTGGACGTGTACTGGAGCCACATCGAGGACCGGTCCGTCCCGCTCGGCGAGACCGTGGAGGCGTTCGCCGACCTCGTGGCGTCCGGCAAGGCGGGCGCCGTCGGCGCCAGCAACCACGCCGTCTGGCGGGTCGAGCGGGCGCGGGCACTGGCCGGGGAGGGGCCGCGCTACAGCCACCTCCAGTACCGCTACTCCTACCTCCAGCCGCGGTTCGACGTACCGCTGCTCTCCTCGGCGCACGTCCACGTGACGTCCGAACTCCTCGACTACGTCCGGTCCGAGGGCGACCTCAGGCTCTGGGTCTACAGCCCGCTCCTCTCCGGCGGCCTCACCCGCGACGACGTCGAGATCGGCGCCGCCTACGACCACCCGGGCACGCCCAGGCGGCTCGCCGCCCTGCGCGAGGTCGCCGAGCAGACCGGCGCCACCGTCAACCAGGTGGCGCTGAGCTGGCTGCTCGACCACGAGGCGCGGATCCTGCCGCTGGTCGGGGTGAGCAGGACCTCCCAGCTCGACGAGGCGCTCGGCGCCCTCGACCTGACCCTCTCCGAGGAGCAGCGCCGCCGGCTGGACGAGGCCGCGCTGTAG
- a CDS encoding TetR/AcrR family transcriptional regulator, translating into MTEGARRTRLSKDRVLRTAVALADGGGGIDALSMRKLAQELGVVPMALYKHVANKEELLLRMVDAVVGEIDPPVSGTDWKDAVRRRVLSARLVLLRHPWAPRVIESLPAPTPAMLGYLDSVIGTFRSGGLSADLTHHAMHAMGGRLLGFTQELFTAAPGGPASEAPDAPAAVAPPAPDAVMPYPHIAEIAAAATHDDGSVVGGGCDDLFEFEFALDLLLDGIDRLHRQGWTSAARRAAQRSAGPA; encoded by the coding sequence ATGACCGAGGGAGCCCGGCGCACCCGCCTGAGCAAGGACCGCGTGCTGCGCACCGCCGTGGCACTCGCCGACGGCGGGGGCGGCATCGACGCGCTCAGCATGCGCAAACTCGCCCAGGAGCTGGGCGTCGTACCGATGGCGCTCTACAAGCACGTCGCCAACAAGGAGGAACTGCTGCTCCGCATGGTCGACGCCGTCGTCGGCGAGATCGACCCGCCGGTCTCCGGCACCGACTGGAAGGACGCCGTCCGGCGGCGCGTCCTCTCCGCCCGCCTGGTGCTGCTGCGCCACCCCTGGGCACCGCGCGTGATCGAGTCGCTGCCCGCGCCGACCCCGGCCATGCTCGGCTACCTCGACTCGGTGATCGGCACCTTCCGCTCCGGCGGCCTCTCCGCCGACCTGACGCACCATGCGATGCACGCGATGGGCGGCCGGCTGCTCGGCTTCACCCAGGAACTGTTCACCGCAGCCCCGGGAGGGCCCGCTTCGGAGGCCCCGGACGCCCCGGCGGCCGTGGCGCCGCCCGCCCCCGACGCGGTGATGCCCTACCCGCACATCGCCGAGATCGCCGCCGCCGCGACCCACGACGACGGCTCGGTCGTCGGCGGCGGCTGCGACGACCTGTTCGAGTTCGAGTTCGCCCTCGACCTCCTCCTCGACGGCATCGACCGCCTCCACCGCCAGGGCTGGACCTCCGCCGCCCGCCGCGCGGCCCAGCGCTCCGCGGGCCCCGCGTAG
- a CDS encoding DUF4386 domain-containing protein, which yields MRRTAVVAGVLFLVTEVAAIAGMLLYRPALDGAAYVAGSGADGRVVAGALCEVVLVLAVIGTGVALYPVVRRHGEAVALGYVCGRLLEAAVIAVGIVSLLAVVTLRREADGADAAALGTVADALVAVHDRTFLLGPNVVLGADSLALAYLMLRSRLVPRPIAVLGLAGGSLICASAVAVLFGLYPQVSTAGSLAALPVFAWEVSLALWLVVKGFTPTRVFVRAS from the coding sequence ATGAGGCGGACGGCAGTGGTCGCGGGGGTGCTGTTCCTGGTGACCGAAGTCGCGGCGATAGCGGGCATGCTGCTCTACCGGCCGGCGCTGGACGGCGCCGCGTACGTCGCCGGGAGCGGCGCGGACGGCCGCGTGGTGGCGGGGGCGCTGTGCGAGGTGGTGCTGGTGCTCGCGGTGATCGGCACGGGGGTGGCCCTGTACCCGGTGGTGCGGCGGCACGGCGAGGCGGTCGCGCTCGGCTACGTCTGCGGCCGGCTGCTGGAGGCGGCGGTGATCGCGGTCGGCATCGTGAGCCTGCTGGCCGTCGTCACCCTGCGCAGGGAGGCGGACGGCGCGGACGCCGCCGCCCTCGGCACGGTGGCCGACGCCCTGGTCGCGGTCCACGACCGGACGTTCCTGCTCGGGCCGAACGTGGTGCTGGGGGCCGACTCGCTGGCCCTGGCGTACCTGATGCTCCGTTCCCGGCTGGTCCCGCGGCCGATCGCCGTGCTCGGCCTGGCCGGCGGGTCGCTGATCTGCGCCTCGGCGGTGGCGGTGCTGTTCGGCCTCTACCCGCAGGTGTCCACCGCCGGGTCGCTCGCGGCGCTGCCGGTGTTCGCCTGGGAGGTCTCCCTGGCACTGTGGCTCGTGGTGAAGGGCTTCACTCCCACGAGGGTCTTCGTCCGGGCGAGTTGA